A genomic segment from Lignipirellula cremea encodes:
- a CDS encoding PhzF family phenazine biosynthesis protein, with the protein MTARLLQIDAFTSRLFGGNPAAVCLLETDPTDAWMQAVAAENNLAETAYVQRRADGFSLRWFTPSTEVDLCGHATLAAAHALWTEGDVPPGEPIRFSTRSGWLTATRLGGESGDTIELDFPATPVQPGPPPPELLAGLGIETAVLTGLTRFDAFLELESADAVRALEPDFRRLGRIPLRGIIVTSRSDDEAYDFISRFFGPASGIDEDPATGSAYCALGPYWRERMGKQQLVGYQASRRGGVIRCRPEGDRVFLGGQAVTYFRTQLTPDVLNS; encoded by the coding sequence ATGACTGCGCGACTTCTACAGATTGACGCCTTTACCAGCCGCCTTTTTGGCGGCAATCCGGCGGCCGTCTGTTTGCTGGAAACGGATCCGACCGACGCCTGGATGCAGGCGGTTGCGGCTGAGAACAACCTGGCCGAAACGGCGTATGTGCAGCGCCGGGCCGACGGTTTCTCCCTCCGCTGGTTCACTCCTTCGACGGAAGTCGACCTGTGCGGGCACGCCACGCTGGCCGCAGCCCATGCCTTGTGGACCGAAGGGGACGTCCCGCCCGGGGAACCGATCCGCTTCTCCACACGTAGCGGCTGGCTAACGGCGACCCGTCTTGGCGGTGAGTCCGGCGATACGATCGAACTCGACTTTCCCGCCACGCCAGTGCAGCCCGGACCGCCGCCGCCTGAACTGCTGGCCGGGCTGGGAATCGAGACGGCTGTGCTGACGGGACTGACCCGGTTCGACGCGTTTCTGGAACTGGAGTCGGCCGACGCCGTGCGGGCGTTGGAACCGGACTTCCGCAGGCTGGGCAGGATCCCGTTGCGGGGGATCATCGTTACCAGCCGCAGCGACGACGAGGCGTATGACTTTATCTCGCGGTTTTTCGGTCCCGCCTCGGGCATCGATGAAGACCCGGCGACCGGCTCGGCGTATTGCGCCCTGGGGCCGTACTGGAGGGAACGAATGGGGAAGCAGCAGCTGGTCGGGTACCAGGCTTCGCGTCGCGGCGGCGTGATCCGCTGCCGGCCCGAAGGGGACCGGGTGTTCCTGGGTGGGCAAGCAGTGACGTACTTCCGCACCCAACTGACGCCGGACGTGTTAAACTCCTGA
- a CDS encoding HesA/MoeB/ThiF family protein has protein sequence MTDLTLTAEERERYARQMGPGVLSLAGQQRLKNSAALITRVGGMGGPAAQMLTMAGVGRVIIAHGGELISPDLNRQVLGSEAVLGEPRAPHFAQYLRSLNRFVEVEGLPREPDDAEAAALAARCNLIVSCPPTFTERLRLSRAAEQANLPFIDAAQWGMTGSLMVFHPDKKPYLERVYPEPPEFEELFPVVGAISAAIGALAALEAIKILSGEGKPIWNQMLIYDGFQGRVNQVEI, from the coding sequence ATGACGGACCTTACTCTTACTGCGGAAGAACGGGAGCGATACGCCCGGCAAATGGGACCCGGCGTGCTGTCGCTCGCTGGCCAGCAACGACTGAAGAACTCGGCCGCTTTGATCACGCGGGTGGGCGGAATGGGCGGACCAGCGGCGCAAATGCTAACGATGGCCGGCGTGGGACGGGTCATTATCGCCCACGGCGGCGAGCTGATCTCTCCCGATCTCAACCGCCAGGTGCTCGGCTCCGAGGCCGTGCTGGGCGAACCCAGGGCGCCGCACTTTGCGCAGTACTTGCGTTCGCTGAATCGGTTTGTCGAGGTGGAAGGCTTGCCGCGGGAGCCGGACGACGCCGAAGCGGCCGCCCTGGCGGCGCGGTGCAACCTGATCGTCTCCTGCCCGCCGACCTTCACCGAGCGACTACGGCTGAGCCGGGCCGCCGAACAGGCGAACCTGCCGTTCATCGATGCGGCCCAATGGGGCATGACGGGCTCCCTGATGGTCTTCCATCCCGACAAGAAGCCGTACCTGGAGCGGGTTTATCCGGAGCCGCCGGAATTTGAAGAGTTGTTCCCGGTCGTCGGCGCCATCTCCGCCGCCATCGGCGCCCTGGCCGCGCTGGAGGCAATCAAGATCCTCTCCGGCGAAGGGAAGCCGATCTGGAATCAAATGCTGATTTACGACGGCTTCCAGGGCCGGGTGAACCAGGTGGAAATTTAG
- a CDS encoding enoyl-ACP reductase FabI, whose amino-acid sequence MGLFEGKKGLILGVANDRSIAWAIAKEILEGGGECGFTHLPDKPDDEKKKNRRRVSKCTDGHDGVRFLTPLNVQSDENIAEVMALAKKEFGQIDFLLHSIAFADMNDLGRDTIETSREGFKMAMDISAFSLIAVANAAKDIMSPKSSIAAMTYFGGEKCVPGYNVMGICKAALDAAVKYLAFDLGPKGVRVNAVSAGPLKTLAGVGAGVSEMLHLYEQMAPLGRNITHQEVGKSGAFLLSDMSDGITGEILHVDGGYNAMGSPGRLLDKLK is encoded by the coding sequence ATGGGTCTGTTCGAAGGCAAAAAAGGTTTGATTCTCGGGGTGGCCAATGACCGCTCTATCGCCTGGGCGATCGCCAAGGAAATTCTCGAAGGCGGCGGCGAGTGCGGCTTTACCCATCTGCCCGACAAGCCCGACGATGAAAAAAAGAAGAACCGCCGACGCGTTTCCAAATGCACCGACGGCCACGACGGCGTTCGCTTCCTCACCCCGCTTAACGTGCAAAGCGACGAGAACATCGCCGAAGTCATGGCGCTGGCGAAAAAAGAGTTTGGCCAGATCGACTTCCTGCTGCACTCGATCGCCTTTGCGGATATGAACGACCTCGGCCGCGACACGATCGAAACCAGCCGTGAAGGCTTCAAAATGGCGATGGATATCAGCGCCTTTAGCCTGATCGCCGTGGCCAACGCCGCCAAGGACATCATGTCGCCCAAGTCCTCGATCGCCGCCATGACTTACTTCGGCGGCGAGAAGTGCGTGCCCGGCTATAACGTGATGGGCATCTGCAAAGCGGCCCTCGATGCGGCCGTGAAGTACCTGGCCTTTGACCTGGGCCCCAAAGGCGTCCGCGTCAACGCCGTGAGTGCGGGTCCGCTCAAAACGCTGGCCGGCGTCGGCGCCGGCGTCTCGGAAATGCTGCACCTGTACGAACAGATGGCTCCGCTGGGACGGAACATCACCCACCAGGAAGTCGGCAAGTCGGGCGCCTTTTTGCTGTCCGATATGTCCGACGGCATCACCGGCGAAATTCTGCACGTCGACGGCGGCTACAACGCCATGGGCTCCCCCGGCCGTCTGCTCGACAAACTGAAATAA
- a CDS encoding Gfo/Idh/MocA family protein produces the protein MPNKKDATSTPASSTTSRRSFMKTTGSSLLIAGGAVAATGLSVARAAHSFGDGKIKIGLIGCGGRGTGAARQAMNTSGGDVVLTAMADAFGDRLQGAYRGLKSAHGDLVQVTKDQQFVGFDAYKDVLASDVDLVILATPPGFRPLHVESAIAAGKHVFMEKPVAVDAPGVRRVLAAGEEAKKKGLAIACGLQRRHERAYMETMDQLHGGAIGDIVFARGYWNGAGVWVRPRTDQQTELEYQMRNWYYFNWLCGDHINEQHIHNLDVINWLMEGYPVKAQGVGGREVRTGLDNGQIYDHHMVEYTYSNGRKSLSQCRHIPGCWNSVTEFAHGTTGTCDISGGKIFNAAGEQTWATEGSRGGHQQEHHDLFAELRKGNTPNEAEYGALSTMTAIMGRMATYSGKEINWEDALNSQISLATVDALHNLNDVAPVQPDAEGRYPIAVPGETKTV, from the coding sequence ATGCCGAATAAGAAGGATGCTACGTCAACTCCCGCCAGCTCGACGACCTCGCGTCGCAGTTTCATGAAAACGACCGGTTCGTCGCTGTTGATCGCCGGAGGCGCCGTAGCGGCGACGGGTCTGAGCGTTGCCCGGGCGGCCCATTCTTTTGGCGACGGTAAAATCAAAATCGGCCTGATCGGTTGCGGCGGCCGCGGCACGGGCGCTGCCCGCCAGGCGATGAACACCTCCGGCGGCGATGTGGTGCTGACCGCGATGGCGGACGCTTTTGGCGATCGTCTGCAGGGCGCGTATCGCGGCCTGAAGAGCGCTCATGGCGACCTGGTGCAGGTCACCAAGGATCAGCAGTTTGTTGGTTTTGACGCCTATAAAGACGTTCTGGCAAGCGATGTCGACCTGGTCATTCTGGCCACCCCGCCTGGCTTCCGTCCGCTGCATGTCGAATCGGCCATCGCGGCCGGCAAGCATGTCTTTATGGAAAAACCGGTGGCCGTCGACGCCCCGGGCGTCCGCCGCGTGCTGGCTGCCGGCGAAGAAGCCAAGAAAAAAGGTCTGGCCATCGCGTGCGGACTGCAGCGTCGCCACGAACGGGCCTACATGGAAACCATGGACCAGCTCCATGGCGGCGCCATCGGTGATATCGTATTCGCCCGCGGTTACTGGAACGGCGCCGGGGTGTGGGTTCGTCCCCGCACCGACCAGCAGACCGAACTGGAATACCAGATGCGGAACTGGTACTACTTCAACTGGCTCTGCGGCGACCATATCAACGAGCAGCACATCCATAACCTGGATGTCATCAACTGGCTCATGGAAGGCTACCCGGTCAAAGCCCAGGGCGTCGGCGGCCGTGAAGTCCGCACCGGCCTGGATAATGGCCAGATCTACGATCACCATATGGTCGAGTACACCTACTCCAATGGTCGCAAGTCGCTTAGCCAGTGCCGACATATTCCCGGTTGCTGGAACAGCGTCACCGAATTTGCCCACGGCACAACGGGCACCTGCGATATCAGCGGCGGCAAAATCTTCAACGCGGCCGGCGAGCAGACCTGGGCCACCGAAGGCTCCCGCGGCGGCCACCAGCAGGAACACCACGACCTGTTCGCCGAACTTCGCAAAGGCAACACGCCCAACGAAGCGGAGTACGGCGCCCTCAGCACCATGACCGCGATCATGGGACGCATGGCGACCTACTCCGGCAAGGAGATCAACTGGGAAGACGCTCTGAACTCCCAGATTTCGCTGGCGACGGTTGACGCCCTGCACAACCTGAACGACGTCGCTCCGGTCCAGCCCGACGCTGAAGGTCGTTACCCGATCGCCGTGCCCGGCGAGACCAAAACGGTCTAA
- a CDS encoding DUF1269 domain-containing protein has product MSGQCVVAVFPNLAAAVKGVRIVEDAGVPHHCVSLVQRDVSKEAAHPEDMQHGDMAENRAAEGAGLGGLLGLLLGAPLLMIPGVGLVLAAGPIAAGLTGAMVGGFLGSMSGWGVPDNHIAEYEEQVREGSVLVIIDSNPEELARAANLLQESEATAIDTHVETSADKVSP; this is encoded by the coding sequence ATGTCCGGTCAATGTGTCGTCGCCGTATTTCCCAATCTGGCCGCCGCCGTCAAAGGGGTTCGCATTGTTGAAGATGCAGGCGTTCCCCATCATTGCGTTTCGCTCGTCCAACGGGATGTCTCGAAAGAAGCCGCCCATCCTGAGGATATGCAGCATGGGGACATGGCGGAAAACCGTGCAGCGGAAGGGGCCGGACTCGGCGGCCTGCTTGGCCTGCTGTTAGGCGCTCCGCTACTGATGATCCCCGGTGTGGGCCTGGTGCTGGCCGCGGGGCCGATTGCCGCGGGTTTGACCGGGGCGATGGTCGGCGGCTTCCTGGGCTCCATGTCGGGCTGGGGCGTACCCGATAATCATATTGCGGAGTACGAAGAGCAAGTGCGCGAAGGATCCGTGCTGGTCATCATCGATAGCAACCCCGAGGAGCTGGCCCGGGCGGCGAATCTGCTGCAGGAATCCGAAGCCACTGCCATCGATACCCATGTGGAAACGAGCGCCGACAAGGTTTCTCCCTGA
- a CDS encoding serine hydrolase domain-containing protein, with the protein MTSLPLAKPTELGLDPARLQLAYDLLEDWTSGADPEIPGGTIAVGRAGKLVEPRFFGRQGAEPGAPPLRRDGLFLLASITKPIVYMGAMMLVERGLLNLSDRVTHYIPEFAAHHKEATLVAHLFTHTSGLPDMLENNAELRKQHAPLQEFIRGAIRDTVPLFPPGTSHSYQSMGTLIVAELVQRLSGLPISKFLKKEIFDPLGLKSTGLGSVGFARERLVRVETPAYQHNSDFGWNSPYWTELGAPWGGMFSTPDDFAIICQCLLNGGAYGDVRLLSPFTVQRMTENRLDDYPDLPEPIRRCRRWGLGWQMNHVGESDSWSSLLGPHVFGHTGATGTMVWMDRERDGFCMIFTTTPRANAPGRLVQISSAVASAFH; encoded by the coding sequence ATGACCTCCTTACCTCTAGCCAAACCGACCGAACTGGGGCTGGATCCGGCCCGGCTGCAGCTGGCTTACGACCTGCTGGAAGACTGGACGAGCGGAGCCGATCCCGAGATTCCCGGCGGTACGATCGCCGTCGGCCGGGCCGGCAAGCTGGTAGAGCCGCGGTTCTTTGGCCGCCAGGGAGCCGAGCCCGGCGCCCCGCCGCTGCGTCGCGACGGGCTGTTTCTTCTGGCCTCCATCACCAAGCCGATCGTCTACATGGGGGCGATGATGCTGGTCGAACGGGGGCTGCTGAACCTGAGCGATCGGGTCACGCACTACATCCCGGAGTTCGCCGCCCATCACAAGGAAGCGACGCTGGTCGCACATCTGTTTACCCACACCTCGGGCCTGCCCGACATGCTGGAGAACAACGCCGAGCTGCGTAAACAGCATGCGCCGCTGCAGGAGTTTATCCGCGGCGCCATTCGGGATACGGTGCCCCTGTTCCCGCCGGGAACCAGCCACTCCTATCAAAGCATGGGCACGCTGATTGTGGCCGAACTGGTGCAGCGGCTGTCGGGCCTGCCGATCAGCAAATTCCTGAAGAAAGAAATCTTCGATCCGCTGGGGCTGAAATCGACCGGCCTGGGGTCGGTCGGCTTCGCGCGGGAACGGCTCGTCCGGGTGGAAACGCCCGCGTACCAGCACAACTCCGACTTCGGCTGGAATAGTCCGTACTGGACAGAGCTAGGGGCGCCCTGGGGCGGCATGTTCAGCACGCCGGACGATTTCGCCATAATCTGCCAGTGCCTGCTCAACGGCGGCGCATATGGCGACGTGCGGCTGCTGTCGCCGTTCACGGTTCAGCGGATGACGGAGAACCGGCTGGACGATTACCCCGATCTGCCGGAGCCGATCCGCCGCTGTCGCCGCTGGGGGCTGGGCTGGCAAATGAACCACGTGGGCGAGTCCGACAGCTGGAGCAGCCTGCTGGGGCCGCACGTTTTTGGCCATACCGGCGCCACGGGCACCATGGTCTGGATGGATCGTGAGCGGGACGGCTTCTGCATGATTTTCACCACCACCCCGCGGGCCAACGCGCCCGGCCGCCTGGTGCAGATCTCCAGCGCTGTTGCTTCCGCCTTTCATTGA